In Bradyrhizobium erythrophlei, a single genomic region encodes these proteins:
- a CDS encoding ATP-dependent nuclease, with amino-acid sequence MKLVRLRLSNFRSFSADFTELGLDDLTFLLGPNGAGKTAVLQALARMFSLDPAHRKLKKSDFHVPHDEKPEQAPVERALWIEADFEFPELVGEAGDQQAPAVPGNFAHMQLIGVKGPAQVRFRLHGRLDQDDDIEESFTFVIKVDDDGHPLEEGRVAKHDRNAIQVHYLPARRDPADHISYSANALLGRALRSANWAKEREEISNLTEQIGLTLVENEAIDEMTTALSSQWGTLHKGSYFADPSISFARNELDNLLRHLSIGFTPGHGEQLVDFSRLSDGQQSILYLSIVLGMHEISAKALGGELADAFDIDKLRPAVFTLIAIEEPENSLSPHYLGRVVRALENFARDRDGQALLATHSPSLMRRIPPESVRYMRLDAERATIVKSIELPDDEEALKFVREGVQAFPELYFSRFVVLGEGDSEEVVLPRLFAADGILADDSSISVVPLGGRHVNHFWRLLHGLGIPHVTLLDLDLARHQGGWGRISYAAKQLLAHSDIAKLGFKETQVKSIPKWDDDQGLMVKDDGWLARLEDHGVFYSSPLDLDFLMLIAYPQAYGLEEGELEEPDDGTLNAVLGKKHDVVGNQYTDEQLEYFDAYNSRFKLGSKPAWHIQAMASLTDRELLDGMPEVLGRLLKRVRADLKALPE; translated from the coding sequence ATGAAGCTCGTGCGGTTGCGCCTAAGCAACTTCAGGTCGTTCAGTGCCGACTTCACCGAACTAGGTCTGGACGATCTGACGTTTCTGCTCGGCCCCAATGGTGCCGGGAAAACCGCCGTCCTGCAGGCGCTTGCCAGGATGTTCAGCCTCGATCCTGCGCATCGGAAATTGAAGAAGTCAGACTTCCATGTCCCCCACGACGAGAAGCCAGAGCAAGCTCCGGTGGAACGAGCGTTATGGATAGAAGCTGATTTTGAATTTCCCGAGCTTGTAGGCGAGGCTGGCGACCAGCAGGCACCCGCGGTTCCGGGCAATTTTGCCCACATGCAGTTGATCGGCGTCAAGGGGCCGGCGCAGGTGCGCTTCCGGCTGCATGGTAGGCTCGACCAGGACGATGACATCGAAGAAAGCTTTACGTTCGTTATCAAGGTGGATGACGATGGACATCCACTAGAGGAAGGACGGGTGGCGAAGCACGATCGAAACGCCATCCAGGTCCACTACCTTCCCGCCCGCCGTGATCCCGCGGACCACATCTCTTACTCGGCCAATGCGCTTCTAGGGCGGGCTCTGCGTTCAGCGAATTGGGCCAAGGAACGCGAAGAAATCTCCAACTTGACGGAGCAGATCGGCTTAACCCTGGTCGAGAACGAAGCTATCGACGAAATGACAACCGCGTTGTCGTCTCAGTGGGGTACTCTTCACAAGGGCAGCTATTTCGCTGACCCCTCGATTTCGTTTGCACGCAACGAGCTGGACAATCTTCTGCGCCATCTAAGTATTGGTTTCACCCCCGGCCACGGCGAACAATTAGTCGACTTCTCCCGGCTCAGCGATGGGCAACAGTCAATCTTGTACCTCTCGATCGTCCTTGGCATGCATGAGATCAGCGCCAAGGCCCTCGGCGGAGAACTCGCTGACGCTTTCGACATCGACAAGCTCCGACCCGCCGTCTTCACCCTGATTGCAATCGAGGAGCCCGAGAATAGCCTGTCCCCGCACTATCTTGGCCGGGTGGTCAGGGCTCTGGAGAATTTCGCTCGGGACCGTGATGGCCAGGCATTACTTGCCACACATTCGCCGTCGCTGATGCGGCGCATACCCCCCGAGAGCGTGCGATACATGCGGCTCGATGCGGAGCGCGCAACGATCGTCAAATCCATTGAGTTGCCTGACGACGAGGAAGCCCTCAAATTTGTCCGCGAGGGTGTTCAGGCGTTCCCGGAACTGTATTTCTCTCGTTTCGTCGTGCTGGGCGAAGGTGATAGCGAGGAGGTGGTGTTGCCAAGGCTCTTTGCTGCGGACGGCATTCTGGCTGACGACTCCTCTATTTCTGTGGTTCCTTTGGGAGGCCGGCACGTCAACCATTTCTGGCGCCTTTTGCATGGCCTGGGGATACCCCATGTCACACTGTTGGATCTGGATCTTGCGCGGCATCAGGGAGGATGGGGCCGGATAAGCTATGCGGCGAAGCAGCTACTTGCGCACAGCGATATCGCCAAACTCGGATTTAAGGAGACGCAAGTGAAATCCATTCCGAAGTGGGACGACGACCAGGGATTGATGGTGAAAGACGACGGGTGGCTCGCACGCCTCGAAGATCACGGCGTCTTCTATTCGTCACCGCTTGACCTCGATTTCCTTATGTTGATCGCCTACCCGCAAGCATACGGCTTGGAGGAGGGCGAGCTCGAGGAGCCGGACGATGGCACGCTCAACGCGGTGCTCGGCAAGAAGCACGACGTCGTCGGAAACCAGTACACAGATGAGCAACTCGAATACTTTGATGCCTACAATTCGCGCTTCAAACTTGGCAGCAAGCCGGCGTGGCACATTCAGGCAATGGCCAGCTTAACGGATCGGGAGCTGTTGGACGGGATGCCAGAAGTGCTCGGGCGTCTGCTCAAGCGCGTTCGTGCAGACCTAAAGGCGTTGCCGGAATGA
- a CDS encoding RES family NAD+ phosphorylase produces MLPAGTVVHRFYTAGYEPIFFDPSLLGRLNAPDGGYGVLYVAEKTSGAFAETFLRTPGRTLIDADLLRRKGYARLELHSDLTLIKLAGPGLAILGATAEVVHGGLPYDVPQAWSKALFEHPRGAHGVAYYARHDDEALCYAIFDRARSAVNEVERQTDLDQSWFWKLAQRYKVGMAPN; encoded by the coding sequence ATGTTGCCGGCGGGCACGGTTGTGCATAGATTCTACACTGCGGGATATGAGCCGATTTTCTTCGACCCATCACTGCTTGGTCGACTGAATGCACCAGACGGAGGCTATGGGGTCCTGTATGTTGCGGAAAAAACATCTGGGGCGTTTGCCGAAACGTTTCTGCGAACGCCGGGCCGAACACTGATCGATGCCGATTTGCTTCGCCGCAAGGGATACGCTCGCCTGGAGCTTCACTCCGACCTAACGCTCATCAAACTGGCTGGTCCCGGCTTGGCGATTTTGGGCGCAACTGCCGAGGTCGTACACGGGGGACTCCCCTATGACGTTCCACAGGCCTGGTCGAAAGCCCTGTTTGAACACCCCCGGGGGGCGCATGGTGTCGCCTATTATGCGCGTCATGACGACGAAGCTCTTTGTTATGCAATTTTCGATCGTGCCCGATCAGCCGTCAACGAGGTGGAACGACAGACCGACCTCGATCAGAGCTGGTTTTGGAAGCTTGCACAACGATACAAGGTCGGAATGGCACCGAACTAG
- a CDS encoding UvrD-helicase domain-containing protein, with protein sequence MTQTPDDRQRERALTDLDSTLLVEASAGTGKTSLLAGRVAMLLAAGRTPSSIAAITFTERAAAELRVRVDKFASMLVNGTVPKDLEPAFRQRPLSDTQSEALSSARARLGELTASTIHSFCLTILQSYTVEARIDPGAAVMDAEQTDLAFQSIFESWLNERLGHGARTDDPIVVMAAHDPYVAVNTLESLAKFRRSHPEARPLPPPRYADTVHDLIDAVANFRRWIGRVPAPNEAMNDVAAFEELANFLAPATSGALDFSQLWLLVHPKSDALLPRGGHVVSRHKGRINLWSRSTSKADGLELSAVSKEHYELCARLFADSIGAIADTLLASFFGETDELVAAFDEFKSNAAVLDFDDILIRTRNLLRSDEKVRDEVVARYRHILIDEYQDTDPIQSEILFLISSEPGSSESWDRRKLRPGSLFMVGDPKQAIYRFRRADLKSYLRARLAIEAQFPGNVLQISANFRSGKSILKHVDRFFAERLTKQQGGYAALESTVAEDPSRIQSIAKLSYHVDPNSYVNPIRDLEAKAVAELCASLIGNVWIRRSGGELARAEPGDIALLTPRRTQLWRYERALEEKKLPVTSQAGKNLYRRQESQDFVALVRALADSRDTLALGAVLRGPLVGLTERELLDITLALRKQDDDAVFDLNADLSVVHHPVASHVMQCLQALWRKRRGTTPYALLSEAIERLRIIPSIAGRSSDQRARSLGNLYVLLERARGYDVRGLKQLAIDLASEWEAELPVDEAPSDYQGNSIDIVTVHKAKGLEWPIVIPINFVTMPESDEDFFFRSTDSSVHWTLGDVISSTLDAAIAADRAEAADERERLLYVACTRALDLLVLPEASWAPDGGWAKFFDLGQSVLEEIKYPPPQRPEPTQFFPVIEQPASIFADESERILRIAPRIDWRRPSLADVDRELLDRATIDVSTSERDTAAGTFVLGAGALRGTILHKLMEELLTDMLDPVLTQLTDRASALIQEAIIAGATAPEPSELATTALRTFSHETLRTYIPNLIPEVPLFGARSDTVLVSARADAIAFEGGVPVVAFDWKSDVAPTPDDYEAHASQLLEYLELIGVEKGALVYMTSGDIRWVYRDPKETSLT encoded by the coding sequence GTGACCCAAACGCCTGATGATCGGCAACGCGAGCGGGCGCTCACCGATCTGGACTCGACGCTTCTGGTTGAGGCATCTGCCGGCACCGGCAAAACCTCACTTCTTGCCGGGCGCGTAGCGATGCTGCTCGCTGCGGGACGCACTCCATCAAGCATTGCCGCCATCACCTTCACGGAGCGCGCAGCCGCCGAACTTCGCGTGCGTGTCGACAAATTTGCCAGCATGCTCGTCAATGGAACCGTGCCAAAGGACCTGGAGCCTGCTTTTCGACAGCGCCCTCTGAGCGACACCCAGAGCGAAGCGCTGTCAAGCGCGCGTGCCCGCCTTGGTGAGCTCACGGCTTCAACGATCCATAGCTTCTGCCTCACCATTTTGCAGAGCTACACCGTTGAAGCACGCATTGATCCGGGCGCCGCAGTCATGGATGCAGAGCAGACCGACCTTGCTTTTCAGTCCATATTCGAGTCCTGGCTCAACGAACGGCTCGGCCACGGTGCGCGTACGGATGATCCGATAGTGGTCATGGCCGCGCACGACCCATACGTGGCGGTGAATACCCTGGAGTCGTTGGCCAAGTTTCGTCGCTCCCACCCTGAGGCCCGACCGCTGCCGCCACCACGCTATGCTGACACGGTCCACGACCTTATTGACGCGGTAGCCAACTTCCGGCGCTGGATCGGCCGTGTTCCGGCTCCTAACGAAGCAATGAATGACGTCGCCGCGTTCGAAGAGCTCGCTAACTTCCTTGCGCCCGCTACTTCCGGCGCCCTCGACTTCTCGCAGTTGTGGCTGCTCGTGCATCCAAAGAGTGACGCGCTGCTACCGCGCGGAGGACATGTCGTTTCTCGACACAAAGGTCGAATAAACCTTTGGTCGCGGTCGACCAGCAAGGCGGATGGTCTGGAACTCTCTGCGGTAAGCAAGGAGCATTATGAACTGTGCGCCAGGCTATTTGCCGATTCAATCGGCGCAATCGCCGATACTCTTCTGGCCAGTTTTTTCGGCGAGACGGACGAACTCGTTGCCGCATTCGACGAATTCAAAAGCAACGCCGCCGTCCTCGATTTCGACGACATTCTGATTCGAACGCGAAACCTCCTGCGCTCGGACGAGAAGGTGCGCGACGAAGTCGTTGCCCGTTATCGGCATATCCTGATCGATGAATACCAAGACACGGACCCTATCCAGTCCGAGATCCTGTTCCTGATCTCAAGCGAGCCCGGAAGTTCAGAGTCGTGGGACAGGCGCAAGCTTCGTCCCGGATCGTTGTTCATGGTCGGCGATCCCAAGCAGGCGATTTATCGCTTCCGCCGTGCTGACCTCAAATCATATCTGCGCGCGCGCTTGGCGATAGAAGCACAGTTTCCAGGGAACGTCCTTCAGATCTCGGCGAACTTTCGCTCGGGAAAAAGCATCCTAAAGCATGTCGACCGGTTCTTCGCTGAACGTTTGACGAAGCAGCAAGGTGGCTATGCCGCGCTCGAATCAACTGTCGCCGAAGACCCGAGCCGAATCCAAAGTATCGCAAAGCTAAGCTACCATGTTGACCCGAATAGCTACGTCAATCCGATACGCGACCTCGAAGCCAAGGCAGTTGCCGAACTCTGTGCGAGCCTTATCGGAAATGTATGGATCCGCCGCTCCGGTGGGGAGCTCGCGCGTGCGGAGCCAGGCGACATCGCTCTTTTGACGCCCCGGCGCACGCAACTCTGGCGATACGAGCGCGCGCTTGAGGAAAAGAAGCTTCCCGTTACCTCACAGGCAGGCAAGAACCTCTATCGGCGACAGGAGTCTCAAGACTTCGTCGCCTTGGTACGTGCGCTGGCGGACAGTCGTGATACCCTCGCACTCGGTGCCGTCCTCCGCGGCCCACTTGTCGGACTTACGGAGCGCGAGCTTCTCGACATTACCCTTGCCCTGCGCAAACAGGATGATGATGCGGTCTTCGACTTGAATGCCGACCTGTCGGTCGTGCACCACCCTGTCGCAAGCCATGTCATGCAGTGTTTGCAGGCATTATGGCGTAAGCGTCGTGGAACGACGCCGTATGCCCTGCTCTCGGAGGCGATCGAACGACTCCGCATCATCCCGAGCATTGCCGGTCGAAGTTCAGATCAGCGGGCTCGCTCGCTTGGCAATCTCTACGTTCTGCTCGAGCGCGCACGCGGCTATGATGTACGCGGGCTCAAGCAGTTGGCTATTGATCTTGCCTCCGAATGGGAAGCCGAACTCCCGGTCGATGAAGCTCCGTCGGATTATCAAGGCAACAGCATCGACATCGTTACCGTTCATAAAGCGAAGGGCTTGGAATGGCCAATCGTTATTCCGATCAACTTCGTAACGATGCCAGAAAGCGACGAGGACTTCTTTTTTCGTTCGACCGACAGCAGCGTGCACTGGACGCTTGGCGACGTCATCTCGAGCACCCTTGATGCGGCGATTGCTGCCGATCGAGCCGAGGCTGCGGACGAACGGGAAAGGCTGCTATACGTGGCTTGCACACGTGCTCTTGATCTGCTGGTCTTACCCGAAGCGAGCTGGGCCCCCGACGGCGGTTGGGCTAAATTCTTCGATCTGGGCCAGTCGGTGCTGGAGGAGATAAAGTACCCGCCGCCCCAGCGTCCCGAACCAACTCAGTTTTTCCCCGTGATCGAACAGCCGGCTTCGATCTTCGCTGACGAAAGCGAGCGCATTTTACGCATTGCACCAAGGATCGATTGGCGTCGGCCGAGCTTGGCAGATGTCGACCGAGAACTGCTCGATCGCGCAACGATCGATGTAAGTACGAGCGAGAGAGATACCGCCGCCGGGACGTTCGTCCTTGGCGCCGGCGCACTGCGAGGCACAATTCTTCATAAGCTCATGGAGGAGCTGCTGACGGATATGCTGGATCCGGTTCTCACACAATTGACAGACCGGGCATCCGCCCTCATACAAGAGGCGATTATCGCGGGGGCGACAGCGCCTGAGCCATCAGAACTGGCGACTACAGCGTTACGTACCTTTTCGCATGAGACGCTGAGGACCTACATCCCCAATCTCATTCCAGAAGTACCGCTTTTCGGAGCGAGGTCCGACACAGTTCTTGTGTCGGCGCGGGCTGATGCTATCGCGTTCGAAGGTGGCGTCCCTGTCGTCGCTTTCGATTGGAAGAGCGATGTCGCGCCCACGCCGGACGACTATGAAGCGCACGCGAGCCAGTTGCTTGAGTATCTCGAGTTGATTGGAGTCGAGAAAGGTGCCCTCGTATACATGACGTCTGGTGACATTCGATGGGTGTACCGCGATCCCAAGGAAACGTCCCTAACGTAG
- a CDS encoding PD-(D/E)XK nuclease family protein, which produces MTGDSVLHSVLVQGRLAYAMRRAAAAREGTLGLQIMTPSLLAARLAGGLLRPASRESIETGIRAALSQRDALEDIAPISGLPGTTRAVLRTLRRIWRAGLDLRTGPYAVQPRVKDLAWIEDTVRLHLQPGERLLPDLCDLAQAAVRFAPRVIGPLRIEGVHAMDPIWRPLINGLREFIQVEWDAPTFCDTGWFHGSTRHVAIKEGIKRGVSCADPHHEALEAMRWARELLASGRARASEIAIATTAPMACDDYMLALVSASDLPICFLHGRPALATRDGQRCAALADVLQGGLSQARVRRLLSLAANQGTILDDLPDHSLPVPGEASLSTAVDWERALAPYPETAAILVPVLRLLESGTGAAEETAGLLLRGRSRRLWDEALRSAPASALMFSLEALRVADDRDPAAAIAWCSADELAASPRRFAWLIGLTTGGWPRSGGLDPILPGYIIPSALSDPDPIEAGDRRCLDNILASTEEVVLSSGRLSSEGKRVGPSALMPYFEKINVLHRDTPRGHTLTEADRLLAQEKDRSADPIVSSAMAAWHDWGLRSLTPHDGLLAHEHPLLSILLTKPQSPTSLSRLLRDPLAYIWYYALGWRDLVHKERGLVLPADDMGLLVHELLRRAVDHLEPKPGFIVAARHEVEEALAIASAGVIESWPLVTNVPPPVLWTNTVRQAAEMSLAGLTFETFTEAGTRSWTEVPFGGESREGDLPVSLPWDPARPVVLPGTDICIRGTIDRLDLRATAAAVRVTDYKTGQRPKAPDLMTIDDGAELQRVLYSLACRQLLPDTKPLIARLIYLRPPVKVSPLKNPDGMIDFVANWVKLARSVLQAGFVYPGITTKPNHRFGRIALPAAISYLERKSNAIRETAGPELAAHWGTK; this is translated from the coding sequence ATGACCGGTGACTCCGTTCTTCACAGCGTGCTTGTTCAGGGGCGCCTCGCCTATGCGATGCGCCGTGCTGCGGCTGCGCGCGAGGGTACGTTAGGACTTCAGATCATGACGCCGTCGTTGCTGGCGGCGCGCCTTGCCGGTGGGCTGCTCCGCCCAGCGTCCCGCGAGAGCATTGAAACAGGCATTCGCGCGGCGCTGAGCCAACGCGACGCACTGGAGGACATCGCGCCAATAAGCGGTTTACCCGGAACAACCCGCGCTGTGCTTCGCACCCTACGAAGAATTTGGCGCGCGGGGCTTGACCTTCGTACGGGCCCATACGCCGTGCAGCCGCGTGTCAAAGATCTGGCATGGATCGAGGACACTGTGCGCCTTCACCTGCAGCCGGGCGAACGCCTGCTCCCAGACTTGTGCGATCTCGCGCAGGCCGCCGTAAGGTTTGCTCCTCGCGTGATCGGACCGCTTCGTATTGAGGGGGTGCACGCCATGGATCCGATCTGGCGACCGCTCATCAACGGGTTGCGTGAGTTCATCCAGGTTGAATGGGATGCGCCCACGTTTTGCGACACCGGCTGGTTCCATGGAAGCACCCGGCACGTCGCCATCAAGGAAGGCATTAAGCGCGGCGTGAGCTGTGCCGACCCGCACCACGAGGCGCTGGAAGCCATGCGATGGGCCCGCGAACTCCTCGCTTCCGGACGGGCTCGGGCTTCTGAGATCGCCATCGCCACAACGGCTCCGATGGCATGCGATGACTACATGCTTGCGCTGGTCTCGGCTTCTGATCTGCCGATCTGTTTTTTGCACGGCCGGCCGGCGCTCGCTACGAGGGACGGTCAACGTTGCGCAGCCCTCGCGGATGTGCTGCAGGGCGGACTTAGCCAGGCGCGCGTGCGGCGACTGCTTTCCCTGGCAGCCAACCAGGGCACGATCCTGGACGACCTGCCGGATCACAGCCTGCCCGTGCCGGGCGAGGCCTCCCTCTCGACAGCGGTCGATTGGGAGCGGGCGCTGGCGCCCTACCCCGAAACGGCAGCAATTTTGGTGCCGGTGCTTAGGCTCCTCGAATCTGGCACGGGCGCGGCCGAAGAGACAGCCGGATTGCTGCTTCGTGGGCGTTCCCGCAGACTTTGGGATGAAGCGTTGCGATCGGCGCCTGCCTCAGCCCTCATGTTTTCGCTTGAGGCGTTGCGTGTCGCTGATGACCGGGATCCGGCTGCTGCCATCGCGTGGTGCTCCGCCGATGAACTTGCCGCTTCACCGCGTCGCTTCGCATGGTTGATAGGCCTTACAACCGGCGGATGGCCACGTAGCGGCGGGCTGGACCCGATCCTGCCCGGTTACATCATCCCCTCGGCATTAAGCGACCCTGATCCGATAGAAGCAGGAGATCGGCGGTGCCTTGACAACATTCTAGCGTCCACAGAAGAGGTAGTCCTCTCCAGCGGAAGACTCTCCAGCGAAGGAAAGCGCGTCGGCCCAAGCGCTCTGATGCCCTACTTCGAGAAGATCAACGTTCTTCATCGTGATACGCCAAGGGGGCATACTCTGACCGAAGCCGATCGTCTCCTTGCCCAAGAAAAGGACAGGAGCGCGGATCCGATAGTCTCCTCAGCGATGGCGGCCTGGCACGATTGGGGCTTGCGAAGCCTGACGCCCCACGACGGGCTGCTAGCACATGAGCATCCTTTGCTCTCGATATTGCTTACCAAGCCCCAATCGCCCACTTCGCTATCCCGACTTCTGCGAGACCCCCTCGCCTATATCTGGTACTACGCTCTCGGTTGGCGCGACCTGGTCCACAAGGAACGTGGACTAGTACTCCCGGCCGACGATATGGGCCTTCTTGTTCATGAACTCCTGCGTCGTGCCGTCGACCATCTCGAGCCGAAGCCCGGGTTTATCGTAGCCGCCCGGCACGAGGTCGAGGAAGCGCTTGCGATAGCATCCGCGGGTGTGATCGAGAGCTGGCCTTTGGTGACCAACGTGCCGCCTCCTGTGCTCTGGACCAACACCGTGAGGCAAGCGGCCGAAATGAGTTTGGCCGGCCTTACCTTCGAGACATTCACGGAAGCCGGAACGCGCTCCTGGACCGAGGTGCCGTTCGGCGGCGAGAGCCGCGAGGGAGATCTGCCCGTGTCTCTGCCATGGGACCCAGCTCGGCCCGTGGTTCTCCCGGGTACAGACATATGCATCCGTGGGACCATTGACCGGCTCGATCTTCGCGCCACAGCGGCCGCGGTGCGGGTCACCGATTACAAGACGGGGCAGAGGCCGAAGGCTCCTGACCTGATGACGATCGACGACGGTGCTGAATTGCAGCGCGTGCTGTACTCACTGGCCTGCCGCCAATTGCTGCCCGACACAAAACCACTGATCGCTCGCTTGATCTATCTTCGTCCGCCGGTCAAAGTCTCCCCTCTGAAGAACCCTGACGGCATGATTGATTTCGTCGCCAATTGGGTAAAGCTCGCACGCAGCGTGCTGCAGGCCGGCTTCGTCTATCCAGGCATTACCACCAAGCCCAATCATCGTTTCGGGAGGATCGCTCTCCCTGCGGCCATCAGCTACCTGGAACGCAAGAGCAACGCCATTCGCGAAACTGCAGGCCCGGAGCTCGCAGCCCATTGGGGAACGAAGTGA
- a CDS encoding UvrD-helicase domain-containing protein yields the protein MIRVERWLPSDNLKLEPNALIAATEIERNLALTAGPGAGKTEMLAQRADFLLCTGTCRYPRRILAISFKVDASHNLKVRVRKRCGSDLAARFSSHTFHAFAKRIIDRFRLALTGRDALDPDYSIGPARVLRQSITFADMVPLAVKIVETSEIARNAIRQTYSHVFLDEFQDCTKDQYKLITACFLGTDAKLVAVGDTKQRIMGWAGALEGIFETYAADFDARPLNLYQNFRSAPRLRRMQNAMVRVMDPAAALDDHELQGEGGEIEILHFKDDTEEAARLADAISTWIESEAIEPSEIAVLVSKQQNLYCQTLRAALSGRGVPFREEDQTQDIASEPIARLITDFLLVVGSDAQPEAYRRLLETVVYDEALDDEQEYRARSRWGGFVADVRHRISTKQVNLVDSVAMTKLVSELIGQVGRDSVVTLSADYAQGNRLNDLIEGTVNRISDLLKDGTELSAALTAFSADRAVRIMSIHKSKGLEFDSVIIMGVEAETFWGKIDEERSAYFVGISRAKNRLVLTVCDLRERPQGASRWSPERTAQAEFLGYASAYA from the coding sequence ATGATCAGAGTTGAGCGATGGTTACCGTCGGACAATCTCAAGCTCGAACCGAATGCACTGATCGCTGCAACAGAGATTGAGCGGAACTTGGCTCTGACCGCTGGCCCAGGTGCCGGCAAGACCGAGATGCTCGCTCAACGCGCTGACTTTCTCCTTTGTACAGGCACCTGTCGCTATCCGAGACGCATCCTAGCCATTTCGTTTAAGGTCGACGCGAGCCACAATCTGAAGGTGAGGGTCAGGAAACGTTGCGGCTCCGACCTCGCGGCAAGATTTAGCAGCCACACGTTCCATGCCTTCGCCAAGCGCATTATCGACCGCTTCCGGCTAGCTCTCACTGGCCGAGACGCGCTCGATCCGGACTACAGCATTGGGCCAGCGCGGGTACTAAGACAGTCAATCACCTTCGCGGACATGGTTCCGCTGGCGGTAAAGATTGTCGAGACCAGTGAAATCGCAAGGAATGCTATTCGGCAGACATACAGCCACGTCTTTCTCGATGAATTTCAAGACTGCACAAAGGATCAATACAAGCTCATCACGGCATGCTTCCTGGGCACAGATGCCAAGCTCGTCGCTGTTGGCGACACCAAGCAAAGGATCATGGGTTGGGCCGGCGCGCTGGAAGGTATCTTCGAGACCTACGCGGCGGACTTCGACGCCCGGCCACTGAACCTCTACCAGAACTTCCGGTCGGCGCCTCGACTTCGTCGAATGCAGAATGCGATGGTGCGTGTGATGGACCCTGCCGCAGCGCTCGACGATCACGAATTGCAGGGTGAAGGTGGCGAGATCGAAATTCTTCACTTCAAAGACGACACGGAGGAAGCCGCTCGTCTTGCCGACGCAATAAGTACCTGGATCGAAAGCGAGGCCATCGAGCCGTCGGAGATCGCGGTGCTCGTTAGCAAGCAACAGAACCTTTACTGCCAAACGCTGAGGGCAGCGCTGAGCGGGCGAGGAGTTCCCTTTCGTGAGGAAGATCAGACGCAGGATATCGCCTCCGAGCCCATCGCGCGCCTGATAACGGACTTCCTGCTCGTGGTAGGTAGTGATGCTCAACCGGAAGCCTATCGTCGACTGCTGGAAACCGTCGTTTACGACGAAGCTCTCGATGACGAACAGGAATACCGTGCACGCTCCCGATGGGGAGGGTTTGTTGCCGACGTTCGTCACCGAATTTCCACGAAACAGGTAAACCTGGTCGACAGCGTCGCGATGACGAAGCTCGTGAGCGAACTCATCGGTCAAGTCGGAAGGGACTCCGTCGTGACCCTTTCAGCGGATTACGCCCAGGGCAACAGACTGAATGACTTGATCGAAGGCACGGTGAATCGGATTTCTGATCTTTTGAAGGATGGAACAGAGTTGTCCGCTGCGCTGACGGCTTTCTCGGCCGATCGCGCGGTCAGGATAATGTCGATCCACAAGAGCAAAGGTCTGGAATTCGATTCGGTGATCATCATGGGCGTCGAAGCGGAGACGTTCTGGGGAAAGATCGATGAGGAGCGCTCGGCATACTTTGTCGGGATTTCCCGTGCGAAGAACAGGCTCGTACTTACGGTTTGCGATCTGCGCGAGCGGCCACAGGGAGCGTCGCGATGGAGCCCGGAACGGACCGCGCAGGCGGAGTTTCTTGGGTATGCCAGCGCTTACGCCTAA